One window of the Diospyros lotus cultivar Yz01 chromosome 12, ASM1463336v1, whole genome shotgun sequence genome contains the following:
- the LOC127787158 gene encoding acidic endochitinase-like, protein MALTKVVLREFLPLVMLVMVVGANAGGIAIYWGQNGNEGTLAETCGTGNYEFVNIAFLATFGNGQTPMLNLAGHCDPYSNGCTGLSSDIKSCQAKGVKVMLSLGGGAGSYFLASSQDAKQVATYLWNNFLGGQSSSRPLGAAVLDGIDFDIEGGTSQH, encoded by the coding sequence ATGGCACTGACTAAGGTAGTTCTGAGAGAGTTCCTCCCACTTGTAATGCTAGTAATGGTGGTGGGAGCTAATGCCGGAGGAATCGCCATTTACTGGGGTCAAAATGGAAATGAAGGCACCTTGGCTGAGACTTGTGGTACAGGAAACTACGAGTTCGTGAACATTGCATTTCTTGCAACGTTTGGCAATGGGCAGACGCCTATGCTCAACCTTGCCGGTCACTGTGATCCCTACAGCAATGGCTGCACGGGTTTAAGCTCGGACATCAAGTCATGCCAAGCGAAGGGTGTCAAGGTGATGCTTTCTCTTGGGGGAGGGGCGGGGAGCTACTTCCTTGCCTCCTCTCAGGATGCTAAGCAAGTTGCCACTTACCTCTGGAACAACTTCTTGGGGGGACAATCCTCATCCCGTCCTCTTGGTGCAGCTGTTCTGGATGGGATTGACTTTGATATTGAAGGGGGAACGAGCCAACACTGA
- the LOC127787177 gene encoding late embryogenesis abundant protein Lea14-A-like produces the protein MANLVEKAKSFVADIKKPEATVMDVDLKDVGSDAVTYNAEVSIANPYSHPIPICQISYSLRSSGREIASGTVPDPGSLTGNETTKVNVPVKVPHSVLVSLVKDIGADWDIDYELRLGLTVDLPVVGDFTIPLSTAGEIKLPSLSGLWNKQ, from the exons ATGGCGAATCTAGTGGAGAAGGCGAAGAGCTTCGTGGCCGACATCAAGAAGCCGGAGGCCACCGTCATGGACGTCGATCTCAAGGACGTCGGCAGCGACGCCGTCACATACAACGCCGAGGTCTCCATCGCCAACCCTTACAGCCACCCTATCCCCATCTGCCAGATCTCCTACTCTCTCAGAAGCTCCGGCAG GGAAATCGCGTCGGGGACGGTGCCAGATCCGGGGTCGCTGACGGGGAACGAGACGACGAAGGTGAACGTGCCGGTGAAGGTGCCGCACAGCGTACTGGTGAGCCTGGTGAAAGATATCGGAGCGGATTGGGACATCGATTACGAACTGCGATTGGGCCTCACCGTCGATCTTCCTGTAGTCGGAGACTTCACTATTCCGCTCTCCACCGCCGGCGAGATCAAGCTGCCCTCTCTTTCCGGCCTCTGGAATAAGCAGTGA
- the LOC127787157 gene encoding delta(8)-fatty-acid desaturase-like: MGSEKKYVSQEELRKHNKVGDLWISIQGKVYNVSDWAKVHPGGDIPLLNLGGQDATDAFIAFHPSTAWQYLDKFFTGYYLMDFEVSDVSRDYRRLASEFAKLGMFENKEHTVIYSLCFVVLLFLACVCGVFCSNSFWVHMGAGGLLGFAWIQVTYLGHDSGHYNIMTSRGLNKLVQILSGNCLTGISIAWWKWTHNAHHIACNSLDYDPDLQHLPFFAVSANLFDSLTSRFYGRKLTFGPVARFLVSYQHFTFYPVMCVGRINLFVQTFLLLFSKRKVPDRALNILGILVFWTWFPLLVSCLPNWTERVLFVLASFSVTSIQHVQFCLNHFSANVYVGPPKGDNWFEKQTSGTIDISCAAWMDWFHGGLQFQLEHHLFPRLPRCQLRKVSPLVRDLCKKHNLPYRSLSFFEANVMTIKTLRTAALQANGLLWEAVNTHG; encoded by the coding sequence ATGGGCAGCGAAAAGAAGTATGTTTCACAAGAAGAACTGAGGAAGCACAACAAGGTTGGGGATCTTTGGATCTCTATCCAGGGGAAGGTTTACAATGTCTCAGATTGGGCTAAGGTACACCCAGGTGGCGATATCCCACTCCTGAATCTGGGGGGCCAGGATGCCACAGATGCCTTTATCGCCTTCCATCCAAGCACTGCCTGGCAATATCTGGACAAGTTCTTCACTGGGTATTACCTGATGGATTTTGAGGTTTCAGATGTGTCCAGGGACTACAGGAGGCTTGCTTCAGAGTTTGCCAAATTGGGTATGTTTGAAAACAAAGAACACACAGTGATTTACTCCCTCTGCTTTGTTGTTTTGCTGTTTCTTGCTTGTGTTTGTGGCGTGTTCTGTTCCAATAGTTTCTGGGTTCATATGGGTGCTGGTGGACTGTTGGGATTTGCTTGGATCCAAGTGACTTATCTGGGGCATGATTCTGGGCACTATAACATAATGACCAGTAGGGGATTGAATAAATTGGTGCAGATCCTGTCTGGGAATTGCCTAACTGGTATCAGCATTGCTTGGTGGAAATGGACTCATAATGCCCACCACATAGCTTGCAACAGTCTTGACTATGATCCAGATCTTCAACACTTGCCTTTTTTTGCAGTTTCTGCAAACCTGTTTGATTCGCTGACTTCGAGATTTTATGGCAGGAAATTGACTTTTGGTCCGGTGGCTAGATTCCTAGTGAGCTACCAGCACTTCACATTTTACCCTGTCATGTGTGTTGGCCGGATTAACCTGTTCGTACAGACTTTCTTGTTGTTGTTCTCAAAGAGAAAGGTGCCCGACAGGGCTCTCAACATATTGGGGATCCTTGTCTTCTGGACTTGGTTTCCTCTTCTGGTTTCATGCTTGCCCAACTGGACAGAGAGGGTGCTGTTTGTTCTTGCTAGCTTTTCGGTTACCTCAATTCAGCACGTTCAATTCTGTCTCAACCATTTCTCAGCTAATGTCTATGTTGGACCGCCTAAGGGGGACAATTGGTTTGAGAAACAAACAAGTGGGACTATTGACATATCGTGCGCAGCTTGGATGGATTGGTTCCATGGCGGATTACAGTTTCAGCTTGAGCATCATTTGTTTCCCCGATTGCCTCGGTGCCAGTTGAGGAAGGTTTCTCCACTGGTCAGGGATCTGTGCAAGAAGCACAACTTGCCTTATAGGAGCTTGTCCTTCTTTGAGGCCAATGTGATGACTATCAAAACGCTCAGGACTGCAGCCCTGCAGGCTAACGGTTTGCTCTGGGAAGCTGTCAACACTCATGGTTGA
- the LOC127787659 gene encoding hevamine-A-like: MSLPGALKTGLFDNVWVQFYNNPPCQYTSGNVGNLEDAWKQWTSDIPAKKILLGLPAAPEAAGSGFIPAADLISKVLPAIKGSPKYGGVMLWSKYYDDQSGYSSSIKTHV; this comes from the exons ATGAGCTTGCCAG GAGCCCTGAAGACCGGTCTCTTCGATAATGTTTGGGTTCAGTTCTATAACAACCCTCCTTGCCAGTATACCTCTGGGAATGTTGGCAATCTTGAAGATGCGTGGAAGCAGTGGACCTCCGATATTCCTGCTAAGAAGATTCTTCTAGGACTACCGGCTGCTCCCGAAGCAGCTGGAAGCGGGTTCATTCCTGCAGCTGATCTCATCTCCAAGGTGCTTCCGGCCATTAAAGGTTCTCCCAAGTATGGAGGGGTAATGCTGTGGTCCAAGTACTACGATGATCAGTCTGGTTACAGTTCTTCGATCAAAACCCATGTCTGA
- the LOC127787178 gene encoding uncharacterized protein LOC127787178, with the protein MSARICKFIPKCGSRKKVGPNNRLDDSDTELLEKAKTDAREKLEKMKNSKGNLIRVDVKDVGTHSIIFGVRFQLDDPDFYIQSFTFIVKCIGSEIKSSASSGRGSPDLPYEFTVEVPYAVILGSIVEDAIRGLKIGYQVELTICMKLMANSLQIPMQISSKGIITIPKLSELQSKSSIVLKPNISQNQFIQSLKQNWIVGPIVETILDKIPPRV; encoded by the exons ATGAGTGCTCGAATTTGTAAGTTCATCCCAAAATGTGGGAGCCGGAAGAAGGTCGGGCCTAATAACAGGCTCGATGATTCTGATACGGAGTTGCTGGAGAAAGCGAAGACCGATGCTCGCGAGAagttggagaagatgaagaattcAAAAGGGAACCTAATCCGCGTAGATGTCAAGGACGTGGGGACTCACAGTATCATATTTGGCGTTAGGTTTCAGCTCGACGATCCCGATTTCTACATCCAGAGCTTCACTTTTATTGTGAAATGCATTGGCAG TGAAATCAAATCGAGCGCGAGCTCAGGACGGGGATCCCCAGACCTACCCTACGAGTTCACAGTTGAAGTGCCGTATGCGGTCATACTGGGCAGCATAGTAGAGGATGCAATCAGGGGCTTGAAAATAGGGTACCAAGTGGAGTTAACCATTTGCATGAAGCTCATGGCAAATTCTTTGCAGATTCCAATGCAAATAAGTAGTAAAGGTATCATTACCATCCCTAAATTGTCTGAGCTCCAGAGTAAGAGTTCCATTGTGCTCAAACCCAACATTAGCCAGAACCAATTCATCCAGTCATTGAAACAAAATTGGATTGTGGGTCCAATTGTGGAAACGATTTTGGACAAGATACCTCCTAGAGTGTAA